In a genomic window of Xylophilus rhododendri:
- a CDS encoding outer membrane protein assembly factor BamE gives MTPKHKNETSRHSRHPRRMAALVLALAAAAIAGGCASPANLPAGSTPDAAIAAVGQPTARYPLPGGGQRLQYSTAPAGQHVWNADFDAAGRLLGVDDGLTYTNFNRIVLGQWTRDDVLRLLGRPGLVEKVYSFQGDIWTYRFSDLNNPRLVHIHIDPAGVVQRIIYTDEFAARDRDSR, from the coding sequence ATGACCCCGAAGCACAAGAACGAGACAAGCCGCCACTCCCGCCACCCCCGCCGCATGGCTGCCCTGGTGCTGGCACTGGCCGCCGCGGCCATCGCCGGCGGCTGCGCCTCCCCGGCCAACCTGCCGGCCGGCAGCACGCCGGATGCGGCGATCGCCGCCGTCGGCCAGCCCACCGCCCGGTACCCGCTGCCCGGTGGCGGGCAGCGCCTGCAGTACTCCACCGCGCCGGCCGGCCAGCATGTGTGGAACGCCGACTTCGATGCCGCCGGCCGCCTGCTGGGCGTGGACGACGGCCTGACCTACACCAACTTCAACCGCATCGTGCTGGGCCAGTGGACCCGCGACGACGTGCTGCGCCTGCTCGGCCGGCCCGGCCTGGTGGAGAAGGTCTACAGCTTCCAGGGCGACATCTGGACCTACCGCTTCAGCGACCTGAACAACCCGCGCCTGGTGCACATCCACATCGACCCGGCCGGGGTGGTGCAGCGCATCATCTACACGGACGAGTTCGCCGCGCGCGACCGCGACAGCCGCTAG
- the def gene encoding peptide deformylase, whose amino-acid sequence MALLPILRFPDARLHTVARPVQAVDERIRTLVADMLETMYDANGIGLAATQVDVHERLVVIDVSEGRDQPLVLVNPEITWYGPERVTGEEGCLSVPGIYDGVERATAIRMKATDLDGKEFTLEAEEMLAICIQHELDHLLGKVFVEYLSPLKRNRIRTKLLKQQKDEAKA is encoded by the coding sequence ATGGCCCTGCTTCCCATCCTCCGTTTCCCCGACGCCCGGCTCCACACCGTCGCGCGCCCGGTGCAGGCCGTGGACGAACGCATCCGCACCCTGGTGGCCGACATGCTGGAGACCATGTACGACGCCAACGGCATCGGCCTGGCGGCCACCCAGGTCGATGTGCACGAGCGCCTGGTGGTGATCGATGTGTCCGAAGGCCGCGACCAGCCCCTGGTGCTGGTCAACCCCGAGATCACCTGGTATGGCCCCGAGCGGGTGACTGGCGAGGAGGGCTGCCTGTCGGTGCCCGGCATCTACGACGGCGTGGAGCGCGCCACCGCGATCCGCATGAAGGCCACCGACCTGGACGGCAAGGAGTTCACCCTGGAGGCCGAGGAGATGCTGGCCATCTGCATCCAGCACGAACTCGATCACCTGCTGGGCAAGGTCTTCGTCGAATACCTGTCGCCCCTGAAGCGCAACCGCATCCGCACCAAGCTGCTCAAGCAGCAGAAGGACGAAGCGAAAGCATGA
- the dprA gene encoding DNA-processing protein DprA, with amino-acid sequence MDRAELAAWLRLDVTPGVGRHSARKLLAAFGLPQAVLDASGAARAQVAGTSAADALAIPPPGFDKLLDTTWAWLNEAEPGGAARRIATLGDAHYPAALLNIEDPPLMLYLLGQELPGPRTPAIAIVGTRHPTPQGLQDAHAFARHFAQSGMTVVSGLAQGIDGAAHEGALDGALPDAPCATVAFVGTGLDRVYPRQHRALAHRIAAGGCLVSEYALGTPPVAHNFPRRNRLISGLTLGTLVVEATQPSGSLITARVAAEQGKEVFAIPGSIHAPQSRGCHALIRQGAKLVESAQDVLEELRLPSASVHAATAQAPGEDDSAGPDPLLEAIGHAPVSVDALVARTGIAAAQIQVQLLELELDGRIARLTGGLVQRLASA; translated from the coding sequence ATGGATCGCGCGGAACTCGCGGCCTGGCTGCGGCTCGACGTCACCCCCGGCGTGGGCCGGCATTCCGCCCGCAAGCTGCTGGCCGCCTTCGGCCTGCCGCAGGCCGTGCTGGACGCCAGCGGCGCCGCGCGGGCACAGGTGGCGGGCACGAGCGCCGCCGATGCGCTCGCCATCCCGCCGCCCGGCTTCGACAAGCTCCTCGACACCACCTGGGCCTGGCTCAACGAGGCCGAGCCCGGCGGCGCCGCCCGGCGTATCGCCACCCTGGGCGATGCGCACTACCCCGCCGCCCTGCTGAACATCGAAGACCCGCCGCTGATGCTCTACCTGCTCGGCCAGGAACTGCCCGGGCCGCGGACACCGGCGATCGCCATCGTCGGCACCCGCCACCCCACGCCGCAGGGCCTGCAGGATGCCCATGCCTTCGCGAGACATTTCGCGCAGTCCGGCATGACCGTCGTGTCCGGCCTGGCCCAGGGCATAGACGGCGCGGCGCACGAGGGCGCGCTCGACGGCGCCCTGCCGGATGCGCCCTGCGCCACCGTCGCCTTCGTCGGCACCGGGCTGGACCGCGTCTACCCGCGCCAGCACCGCGCCCTGGCGCACCGCATCGCCGCGGGCGGCTGCCTGGTCAGCGAATACGCGCTGGGCACGCCGCCGGTGGCGCACAACTTTCCGCGCCGCAACCGGCTGATCTCCGGCCTCACGCTGGGCACGCTGGTGGTGGAGGCCACCCAGCCTTCGGGCTCGCTGATCACCGCGCGGGTGGCGGCCGAGCAGGGCAAGGAGGTGTTCGCCATCCCGGGCTCCATCCATGCGCCGCAGTCGCGCGGCTGCCATGCGCTGATCCGCCAGGGCGCCAAGCTGGTCGAGAGCGCGCAGGACGTGCTGGAGGAGTTGCGCCTGCCCTCCGCATCGGTGCATGCGGCAACGGCGCAAGCGCCCGGGGAAGACGACAGCGCAGGTCCGGACCCGCTGCTCGAAGCCATCGGCCACGCCCCGGTCAGCGTGGACGCCCTGGTCGCCCGCACCGGCATCGCCGCCGCGCAGATCCAGGTGCAGCTGCTGGAACTCGAACTCGACGGCCGCATCGCCCGCCTCACCGGCGGCCTGGTGCAGCGCCTGGCCAGCGCCTGA
- a CDS encoding chloride channel protein: MSSSDPHSREPNLLQNLRREFADFRIWRDRAIVLAYAVAAGLAVVGFTLLAEYAADLFAAWHGFNRWSLLLWTPLCTAGIVWLTRRFAPGAAGSGIPQVIAALDPEMPAAARPRFVSLRVSAAKILLSSAGLLGGLSVGREGPSVQVAAGIMAHAQRWLGGRVPVHALLVAGGAAGIAAAFNAPLAGIVFAIEELSRKLESRSSGLIIAAIVLAGLMAVSAFGNLSYFGVIRVPHLQWTALAPGLLTVLVAGVAGGLFARLLAMSLTGGGGRLGWLRAAYPVRFAAGCGLAVAVLGLASGGASFGAGSEAVKHMLAGHADVPLLYVPLKFLATWLTAWSGVPGGIFAPSLSIGAGIGHDVAQIAGSADLAPALIAMGMAAFLAAVTQAPLTSFIVVMEMVDGHSMVLSLMAAAMLASLLSRLMTRPLYETLADFMVAGQRRG; this comes from the coding sequence ATGTCTTCGTCCGATCCGCATTCGCGGGAACCGAACCTCCTGCAGAACCTGCGGCGTGAATTCGCCGATTTCCGCATCTGGCGCGACCGCGCCATCGTGCTGGCCTATGCGGTCGCCGCCGGGCTGGCGGTGGTCGGTTTCACCCTGCTGGCGGAATATGCCGCCGATCTCTTCGCCGCCTGGCACGGCTTCAACCGCTGGTCGCTGCTGCTGTGGACGCCGCTGTGCACCGCCGGCATCGTCTGGCTGACCCGGCGTTTCGCGCCCGGCGCGGCCGGCTCGGGCATTCCGCAGGTGATCGCCGCGCTGGACCCGGAGATGCCGGCCGCCGCCCGGCCGCGTTTCGTGTCGCTGCGGGTGTCGGCGGCCAAGATCCTGCTGTCCTCGGCGGGGCTGCTGGGCGGGCTGTCGGTGGGCCGCGAAGGGCCTTCGGTGCAGGTGGCCGCGGGCATCATGGCCCATGCGCAGCGCTGGCTGGGCGGGCGGGTGCCGGTGCATGCGCTGCTGGTGGCCGGCGGCGCGGCGGGCATCGCGGCCGCCTTCAATGCGCCGCTGGCGGGCATCGTCTTCGCCATCGAGGAGCTGTCGCGCAAGCTGGAGTCGCGCAGCAGCGGGCTGATCATCGCGGCCATCGTGCTGGCCGGCCTGATGGCGGTCTCGGCCTTCGGCAACCTGAGTTATTTCGGCGTGATCCGGGTGCCGCACCTGCAGTGGACCGCGCTGGCGCCCGGGCTGCTGACGGTGCTGGTGGCGGGCGTGGCCGGCGGCCTGTTCGCCCGGCTGCTCGCCATGAGCCTGACGGGCGGCGGCGGTCGCCTGGGCTGGTTGCGCGCGGCCTATCCGGTGCGTTTCGCGGCCGGCTGCGGGCTGGCGGTGGCGGTGCTCGGCCTGGCCTCGGGCGGCGCGAGTTTCGGCGCCGGCTCGGAGGCGGTCAAACACATGCTGGCCGGCCATGCCGACGTGCCGCTGCTGTACGTGCCGCTGAAGTTCCTGGCCACCTGGCTCACCGCCTGGAGCGGCGTGCCGGGCGGCATCTTCGCGCCTTCGCTGTCGATAGGCGCGGGCATCGGCCACGACGTGGCCCAGATCGCCGGCAGCGCCGATCTGGCCCCGGCCCTGATCGCCATGGGCATGGCGGCTTTCCTGGCGGCGGTGACGCAGGCGCCGCTGACCTCCTTCATCGTGGTGATGGAGATGGTCGACGGCCATTCGATGGTGCTCAGCCTGATGGCCGCGGCCATGCTGGCCAGCCTGCTGTCGCGCCTGATGACCCGGCCGCTGTACGAAACCCTGGCCGACTTCATGGTGGCCGGCCAGCGCCGGGGCTGA
- the ssb gene encoding single-stranded DNA-binding protein, with protein sequence MASVNKVIIVGNLGRDPEMRSFPSGDQVANVTIATTDRWRDKTSGEMREATEWHRVVFNGKLAEIAGQYLRKGSQVYVEGSLRTRKWTGQDGIEKYTTEIRADQMQMLGSRTGAGGGGGAPQGGGYDEGAGGGYDSMPAPAPARRAPAPAGAPMAARAPAPAPRAAAPAPSRPSSGFDDMDDDIPF encoded by the coding sequence ATGGCATCCGTCAACAAAGTCATCATCGTCGGCAACCTCGGGCGCGACCCGGAAATGCGCTCCTTTCCCAGCGGCGACCAGGTGGCCAACGTGACCATCGCCACCACCGACCGCTGGCGCGACAAGACCAGCGGCGAGATGCGCGAAGCCACCGAATGGCACCGCGTGGTCTTCAACGGCAAGCTCGCCGAGATCGCCGGCCAGTACCTGCGCAAGGGCTCGCAGGTCTACGTCGAAGGCTCGCTGCGCACCCGCAAGTGGACCGGCCAGGACGGCATCGAGAAATACACCACCGAGATTCGCGCCGACCAGATGCAGATGCTCGGCAGCCGCACCGGCGCCGGCGGCGGTGGCGGCGCACCGCAAGGCGGCGGCTACGACGAAGGTGCCGGCGGCGGCTACGACAGCATGCCCGCACCGGCGCCCGCACGCCGCGCACCGGCACCGGCCGGCGCCCCCATGGCGGCACGCGCCCCGGCGCCCGCACCGCGCGCGGCGGCACCGGCGCCCAGCCGGCCGTCCTCGGGCTTCGACGACATGGACGACGACATCCCGTTCTAA
- the dbpA gene encoding ATP-dependent RNA helicase DbpA, which translates to MNTNAATTAATSSFDQLALSPATIANLTALGYTAMTAIQAAALPPALLGKDLIAQAKTGSGKTAAFGLALLANLNPRRFAVQSLVLCPTRELADQVTAEIRRLARAEENIKVVTLCGGVAMRGQIASLEHGAHIVVGTPGRIMDHLERETLDLSALNTLVLDEADRMLDMGFVDDIAKVAARCPANRQTLLFSATYPEGIARIAARFMRDPQRIEVASQHAEARIRQLWYEVRENERLQAVTQLLDHFRPESTLAFCNTKQQCRDLAEVLQARGFSALALYGELEQRERDQVLVQFSNRSCSVLVATDVAARGLDIAQLEAVINVDTTPDAEVHIHRIGRTGRVGQADAEGLALNLASLNEMGAVGRIEQLQGRESDWHQLSELTPAPGGTLVPPMATLQIIGGRKEKIRAGDVLGALTGDCGYTREQVGRINVNDFSTYVAVDRNIAAQAVERLSAGKVKGRSVKVRVLE; encoded by the coding sequence ATGAACACCAACGCCGCCACCACCGCCGCGACCTCCAGCTTCGACCAGCTGGCCCTCTCGCCCGCCACCATCGCCAACCTCACCGCCCTGGGCTACACCGCCATGACGGCGATCCAGGCCGCCGCCCTGCCGCCCGCCCTGCTCGGCAAGGACCTGATCGCCCAGGCCAAGACCGGCAGCGGCAAGACCGCCGCCTTCGGCCTGGCGCTGCTGGCCAACCTCAACCCGCGCCGCTTCGCCGTGCAATCGCTGGTGCTCTGCCCCACCCGCGAGCTGGCCGACCAGGTCACCGCCGAGATCCGCCGCCTGGCGCGCGCCGAGGAGAACATCAAGGTCGTCACCCTGTGCGGCGGTGTCGCCATGCGCGGCCAGATCGCCAGCCTGGAGCACGGCGCCCACATCGTGGTCGGCACGCCGGGCCGCATCATGGACCACCTGGAGCGCGAGACACTCGACCTGTCCGCCCTCAACACCCTGGTGCTGGACGAGGCCGACCGCATGCTCGACATGGGCTTCGTCGACGACATCGCCAAGGTGGCCGCCCGCTGCCCCGCCAACCGGCAGACGCTGCTGTTCTCGGCCACCTACCCCGAAGGCATCGCCAGGATCGCCGCCCGTTTCATGCGCGATCCGCAGCGCATCGAAGTGGCCTCGCAGCATGCCGAGGCACGCATCCGCCAGCTCTGGTACGAGGTGCGCGAGAACGAGCGCCTGCAGGCCGTCACCCAGCTGCTCGACCATTTCCGGCCGGAAAGCACCCTGGCCTTCTGCAACACCAAGCAGCAGTGCCGCGACCTGGCCGAGGTGCTGCAGGCGCGCGGCTTCTCGGCCCTGGCGCTGTACGGCGAGCTGGAACAGCGCGAGCGCGACCAGGTGCTGGTGCAGTTCTCCAACCGCAGCTGCTCGGTGCTGGTGGCCACCGACGTGGCCGCGCGCGGCCTGGACATCGCCCAGCTCGAAGCCGTCATCAACGTGGACACCACGCCGGACGCCGAAGTGCACATCCACCGCATCGGCCGCACCGGCCGCGTCGGCCAGGCCGATGCCGAGGGCCTGGCGCTGAACCTGGCCAGCCTCAACGAGATGGGCGCCGTCGGCCGCATCGAGCAGCTGCAGGGCCGCGAGTCGGACTGGCACCAACTCAGCGAGCTCACCCCCGCCCCCGGCGGCACCCTGGTGCCGCCCATGGCCACCCTGCAGATCATCGGCGGCCGCAAGGAAAAGATCCGCGCCGGCGACGTGCTGGGCGCGCTCACCGGCGACTGCGGCTACACCCGCGAGCAGGTCGGGCGCATCAACGTCAACGATTTCTCCACCTATGTGGCGGTGGATCGGAACATCGCCGCGCAGGCGGTGGAGCGGCTGTCGGCCGGCAAGGTCAAAGGACGCAGTGTGAAGGTGCGTGTTCTGGAATAA
- a CDS encoding DUF3034 family protein, with amino-acid sequence MLTGGVSQVEGAAGGGLVPWAVVSGYDTGGQWGGNVHATRVRTGEFNLDTYGVAVGVNDRLELTLARQIFDTRAAGAALGLGANFKFEQNIVGAKLKIMGDTVLDADTWMPQVAVGIQYKQNQQGDVVRAVGARSDSGTDFYVAATKLFLAQSVLVNGTVRMTKANQFGLLGFGGPNGNSYKPQAELSAAYLFRKDLAAGAEFRTKPNNLAFAREQSAKDIFVAWAPNKYLSLTAAYVDLGDIATVRNQHGWYLSGQAGF; translated from the coding sequence TTGCTGACCGGCGGCGTCTCGCAGGTCGAGGGCGCGGCCGGCGGCGGCCTGGTGCCCTGGGCCGTCGTCAGCGGCTACGACACCGGCGGCCAGTGGGGCGGCAATGTGCACGCCACCCGGGTGCGCACCGGTGAATTCAACCTCGACACCTACGGCGTGGCCGTGGGCGTGAACGACCGGCTCGAACTGACCCTGGCGCGCCAGATCTTCGACACCCGCGCCGCCGGCGCCGCGCTCGGCCTCGGCGCCAACTTCAAGTTCGAGCAGAACATCGTCGGTGCCAAGCTCAAGATCATGGGCGACACGGTGCTGGACGCCGACACCTGGATGCCCCAGGTCGCCGTCGGCATCCAGTACAAGCAGAACCAGCAAGGCGACGTAGTGCGGGCCGTGGGCGCGCGCAGCGACTCGGGCACCGATTTCTACGTGGCCGCCACCAAACTATTCCTGGCCCAGAGCGTGCTGGTCAACGGCACGGTGCGCATGACCAAGGCCAACCAGTTCGGCCTGCTGGGTTTCGGCGGGCCCAACGGCAATTCGTACAAGCCGCAGGCCGAACTCTCGGCCGCCTACCTGTTCCGCAAGGACCTGGCCGCCGGCGCCGAATTCCGCACCAAGCCCAACAACCTGGCCTTCGCCCGCGAGCAGAGCGCCAAGGACATCTTCGTGGCCTGGGCGCCCAACAAATACCTGTCGCTCACCGCGGCCTACGTCGATCTGGGCGACATCGCCACCGTGCGCAACCAGCACGGCTGGTACCTGTCCGGCCAGGCCGGCTTCTGA
- a CDS encoding group I truncated hemoglobin, which translates to MTSLFARIAAAFLCAACLVAAPLARADEALYQQFGGEEGLQRIADDMIANSFSNPKTAPYFAKASVKRLRVQLATHFCEQIGGPCKYTGSSMKNVHAPLHIDRAAFNALVENLQAAMDKNNVPFRAQNQLLAKLAPMYRDIENPRDAPSVVPLREPLPSPDEPAEAAPADTTKPATP; encoded by the coding sequence ATGACATCCCTGTTTGCCCGTATCGCCGCCGCCTTCCTGTGCGCGGCATGCCTGGTCGCCGCGCCCCTGGCGCGTGCCGACGAAGCCCTCTACCAGCAGTTCGGCGGCGAAGAAGGCCTGCAGCGCATCGCCGACGACATGATCGCCAACTCCTTCTCCAACCCGAAGACGGCGCCCTACTTCGCCAAGGCCTCGGTCAAGCGCCTGCGGGTGCAGCTGGCCACGCACTTCTGCGAGCAGATCGGCGGCCCCTGCAAATACACCGGCAGCTCGATGAAGAACGTGCATGCGCCACTGCACATCGACCGCGCGGCCTTCAACGCGCTGGTGGAGAACCTGCAGGCCGCCATGGACAAGAACAACGTGCCCTTCCGCGCGCAGAACCAGCTGCTGGCCAAGCTCGCGCCGATGTACCGCGACATCGAGAACCCGCGCGACGCGCCTTCCGTGGTGCCGCTGCGCGAGCCCCTTCCCTCTCCCGACGAGCCGGCTGAAGCCGCGCCGGCCGACACAACCAAGCCCGCCACGCCATGA